The Blastopirellula sediminis sequence CGACGCGCGAATTCAAAGTAGCAACCGGGGACCGCATGAACGCCGTCGGTGAACTCGACATTGACCGTGGACGCCAGGGTCGACGATTGTTCGAGGAAGACTTCCGGCGAACCTTTGACGGCGCCCCCTTCGGCGTTCAGCTCAAAGCCTTTTTCCACCAGCAGCGAATTCAACTCTTGGAGCGACGCGACTGACTTTAACGCGTTGACGAAGACGGTGAAGTGATTCGCGCAAAAGCCGTGAGCGGCCATCCAAGCGGCGTACTCGCTGACGTCGCGGAGCAGCTTCCAATCTTCGTACGACGAACGCCAAGGTCGAGCGGCGATGCAGAGAGGATGATCGTCGTTGATCGCGTGGGTATCAACTTGATCGATCAGCCGCTCTACCGTTTTTCGCACCGGGGCGTCGAACTTCTCCAAAAGCAGCTCGCTGATAAAGATCTTCGGCATCTCCGGATCGGGATGCTCAAAGTGCTGCGCATAGAGCTTCTTCTCTTCGAATTGGTATTCGTCCCCGACGACGTATCCGCCGGCCACGAACGGCTTGGCGAGAACCGAGACGCCGATTCGCGGATCGTTGAACGTGCGAAACGCGATATGGTCGTTTTGCAGGCGATCGCCGCGCTCGGCGAGCAGATCGACGATCTGCCCCGCTTGCGGATTCATGTCGCGAAACTTTAACCACAGAATATCGATCAGTTCGAGGACGGGAATCGACATGCGAATTCTCCGCGGTTCCAGGGTGGGACGTGTAAGGACGTGCTGATCCCAAATTGTACGGCGCAGATGGCGCCGCGGCGAATTGCTAGCGCGCAATTAACCTTTGCGGTAGTCGGCTGGGGTGACGCCGGTATGTTCGCGAAAGGCGCGAATGAAGCCGCTGGTGCTGTCAAAACCGCTCCGGATGGCGACATCGACGATGCTAAGCGGAGTCGACGTAAGCAAATGCTGGGCATGACGCATGCGGGACAGCCGGATCTCGTGGGCGATCGAATGGCCGATCGCGTTCTTGAACCGCTTTTCAAGCGTTTTGCGACCGAGCTGCAAATGGTCAACCACGTCAGTCACCGTGATCGGCCGATGACAGCGATCACGTATGAATTCGATCGCCGCAACGACGTCGGCGTCTTCCAGGGCGAGAAACTGCGACGAGCGGCGGACGATTAGCTGTCCCGGCGGGACGAGAATTGGTCCCGCCGGCAGCTCGGCGCCTTCGATCAACTGATCGACCAGCTGAGCGGCGAGATAGCCGATCCGCTCCGAGTTCTGAGCGACGCTCGAAAGTTGCGGCGTCGTCGTTTCGCAGATCAAACGGTAATCGTTGACCCCGATCACCGAAACGCTATGCGGTACCGAACGGCCGATCGCCTTACAGGCTTCGACAATCTCGTGGGCGAACTCATCATGGCACGATCCGACGCCACAAGGTTCCGGCAACTGTTCGATCGCGTGTTGCAGCGCTCCTTGGTGAACCTGGCGGTTGATGGTTTCGAGCGACGTCTCCGACTCGAAAGCGATATCGATCGATGCGGCGTCGAAACCGCTTTCCGCCAATCGCTGGCGAAAGCCTTCTTGCCGCATTCGATTGTGATGCCAAGCGAAATGCCCGACGAAGGCGAAGTTACGGAGGCCGAGAGTTAGCAAATGCTCGGCCAGTCGCCGCCCGAGTTCGAAGTTGTCGGAATGGACGACCGGAACGCCGGCTTCCGGCTCGGCATGGAGCGTGAGATTTACGAACGGCATTCCTAGGCTCTTCAGGAAGTCGATTCGCCCCTGACTTTCGGCGTAGGCGATGATCCCTTCGGCGGCGACTTTATCGAGCAGCTCGATCGGAACGTACGGAATTGCGGCCCGCTTAGTAATCTGAATGCGCCCCGTTTCGGCCGCATATTGCATGACGCCCCGGATCATCCGCACTTGATTGTCGGAACTCGGCACGACGGCGAGCGTAATCTTGTGCGGCATACCGGTGAGCGGAACGATTTTGGAAAACTGCCGCCGATCGCGCCACGGAGGTTCATCCCGCGAAGCGTCGTCATGCAGGCCAGAGTTGGCGCGCCAATCCACGAGAGGTGTTGACCTTGTCAAGTTAAGGGACATCGGCTCAGCTGGCAAGTCGCTTA is a genomic window containing:
- a CDS encoding DUF1338 domain-containing protein, translating into MSIPVLELIDILWLKFRDMNPQAGQIVDLLAERGDRLQNDHIAFRTFNDPRIGVSVLAKPFVAGGYVVGDEYQFEEKKLYAQHFEHPDPEMPKIFISELLLEKFDAPVRKTVERLIDQVDTHAINDDHPLCIAARPWRSSYEDWKLLRDVSEYAAWMAAHGFCANHFTVFVNALKSVASLQELNSLLVEKGFELNAEGGAVKGSPEVFLEQSSTLASTVNVEFTDGVHAVPGCYFEFARRYPLPNGELFSGFVAKSADKIFQSTDSRS
- a CDS encoding substrate-binding domain-containing protein gives rise to the protein MDWRANSGLHDDASRDEPPWRDRRQFSKIVPLTGMPHKITLAVVPSSDNQVRMIRGVMQYAAETGRIQITKRAAIPYVPIELLDKVAAEGIIAYAESQGRIDFLKSLGMPFVNLTLHAEPEAGVPVVHSDNFELGRRLAEHLLTLGLRNFAFVGHFAWHHNRMRQEGFRQRLAESGFDAASIDIAFESETSLETINRQVHQGALQHAIEQLPEPCGVGSCHDEFAHEIVEACKAIGRSVPHSVSVIGVNDYRLICETTTPQLSSVAQNSERIGYLAAQLVDQLIEGAELPAGPILVPPGQLIVRRSSQFLALEDADVVAAIEFIRDRCHRPITVTDVVDHLQLGRKTLEKRFKNAIGHSIAHEIRLSRMRHAQHLLTSTPLSIVDVAIRSGFDSTSGFIRAFREHTGVTPADYRKG